One window from the genome of Mycolicibacterium gadium encodes:
- a CDS encoding tetratricopeptide repeat protein, with protein MAHDGNGDNRGRGPRPSPPRSSGPNRARRAQPRSEARETPRDDGPPIPADIEAKQLAPEIRGELTTLDKSTADTVARHLIAAGLLLDEDPETALAHARAARARSGRIAAVREAVGIAAYQCGDWAQALAELRAARRMGSKSALLPLIADCERGVGRPEKAIELARSPEAAELTGDDADEMRIVAAGARSDLGQHEQAIAILSAPQLDRTRKGQTAARLFYVYAETLLALGRNEEALQWFISAAAADVEGLTDAEERITELS; from the coding sequence GTGGCTCACGACGGAAACGGCGACAACCGCGGACGCGGTCCTCGGCCTTCGCCGCCGCGCTCATCGGGTCCCAACCGGGCCCGCCGCGCCCAACCGCGGTCCGAGGCGCGCGAGACGCCGCGGGACGACGGCCCGCCGATCCCCGCCGACATCGAAGCCAAACAGCTGGCACCCGAAATCCGCGGCGAACTCACGACTTTGGATAAGAGCACCGCCGATACGGTCGCCCGACATCTCATCGCCGCCGGCCTGCTGCTCGACGAGGATCCCGAAACCGCCCTGGCTCACGCACGCGCGGCACGCGCCCGCTCCGGTCGCATCGCCGCGGTCCGCGAAGCCGTCGGAATTGCCGCCTATCAATGTGGCGACTGGGCCCAGGCGTTGGCTGAACTGCGCGCGGCCCGCCGCATGGGCAGTAAGTCGGCCCTGCTCCCGCTCATCGCCGACTGTGAACGTGGTGTCGGACGTCCAGAGAAGGCCATCGAACTGGCCCGCAGCCCCGAGGCCGCCGAACTCACCGGTGACGATGCCGACGAGATGCGCATTGTCGCCGCCGGCGCCCGTTCGGACCTCGGTCAACATGAACAGGCGATCGCGATTCTGTCTGCGCCGCAGCTGGATCGGACGCGAAAGGGTCAGACCGCCGCGCGGCTCTTCTACGTGTATGCCGAGACGCTGCTGGCGCTGGGCCGAAACGAGGAAGCGCTGCAATGGTTCATCAGCGCCGCCGCCGCGGACGTCGAGGGACTGACCGACGCCGAAGAGCGGATCACGGAGCTGAGCTGA
- a CDS encoding HAD-IIA family hydrolase, whose amino-acid sequence MSALVQDHDCLLLDLDGTVFRGHEATEGAVETLSTVNSRTLYVTNNASRSPAEVAQHLQELGFAAKPDDVVTSAQSAANLLAAQLPPGSAVLIVGTDALADEVRRSGLEPVRQFSDGPVGVVQGHSPQTGWSDLAEAALAIRNGALWVAANVDLTLPSERGLLPGNGSMVAALRAATNQKPQVAGKPQPTLMNDALARGTFSAPLVVGDRLDTDIAGAKAADLPSLMVLTGVSTAEDMIRAGASERPDYLAADLRSLYARADILRVEPHPAWRIDIGASDVVVHATGQDRGDALSVVRATASAVWDANLDGRPFTISAGDDTARQALEPWSVLTPADRLA is encoded by the coding sequence GTGAGCGCCCTTGTGCAGGACCATGACTGCCTGCTGCTCGACCTCGACGGCACGGTGTTCCGCGGGCACGAAGCCACCGAAGGCGCGGTCGAAACACTCTCGACCGTCAACTCGCGCACGCTTTACGTCACCAACAACGCGTCCCGCAGCCCGGCCGAGGTGGCCCAGCACCTACAGGAATTGGGCTTCGCCGCCAAACCCGACGACGTCGTCACCAGTGCGCAGAGCGCGGCGAATCTACTGGCGGCCCAATTGCCGCCCGGCTCAGCGGTTCTCATCGTCGGCACCGACGCGCTCGCCGACGAGGTGCGACGGTCCGGGCTCGAACCGGTGCGGCAGTTCTCCGACGGGCCGGTCGGCGTCGTGCAGGGTCATTCCCCGCAGACCGGCTGGTCCGACCTTGCCGAAGCGGCGTTGGCGATTCGCAACGGTGCACTCTGGGTCGCGGCGAATGTCGATCTGACATTGCCGTCGGAGCGAGGTCTGCTGCCGGGCAACGGCTCGATGGTCGCGGCCCTGCGGGCGGCGACCAACCAGAAGCCCCAGGTGGCGGGTAAGCCGCAGCCGACGCTGATGAACGACGCGTTGGCCCGCGGGACCTTCTCCGCGCCGCTGGTCGTTGGGGACCGCCTCGATACCGACATCGCCGGGGCCAAGGCGGCTGACCTGCCGAGTCTCATGGTCCTGACCGGTGTCAGCACGGCCGAAGACATGATCCGGGCGGGGGCCTCGGAGCGGCCCGACTACCTGGCGGCCGACCTGCGCTCGCTGTACGCCCGCGCCGACATTCTGCGTGTCGAACCCCATCCGGCGTGGCGCATCGACATCGGCGCATCCGACGTGGTGGTTCATGCCACGGGTCAGGACCGGGGCGACGCGCTGTCGGTCGTCCGTGCGACTGCCAGCGCAGTCTGGGACGCGAACCTCGACGGCCGTCCCTTCACGATTTCGGCGGGGGACGACACCGCGCGACAGGCCCTGGAGCCATGGTCCGTGCTCACCCCCGCCGATCGGCTAGCGTGA